One window of the Nothobranchius furzeri strain GRZ-AD chromosome 3, NfurGRZ-RIMD1, whole genome shotgun sequence genome contains the following:
- the bicd2 gene encoding protein bicaudal D homolog 2 isoform X1, which produces MSTEDQEYPEAVLVTEAGAQWLRAEVERLTRELRETSHEKIQAAEYGLAVLEEKQQLKQRYEELETEYDTVRQELDHLKEAFGQAHSTHRKVAADGEIREESLIMESASKEALYQQKVLELQNELRQAKVSLSSAQAENDRLAAIALEMREHSELEELQRSQLRDDIREYKVREARLLQDYTELEEENISLQKQVSVLRQNQVEFEGLKHEIRRLEEDSQVLQCQLEEAVGLREIAERQLTEALETIKTEREQKSTLRKELSHYMTIGGSVYSSSCNISIDNLKFHEDSSVIEPDNDDLIRGFENGLVKTSDCEEDNRMLVNNRGDTFKPAPSLVDDLLSELNISEIQKLKQQLAQVEREKVVLMNSLQESQKQLEQAYSTVSEQKETVNRLTENLSAMRKLQASKERQSALDSEKDRDSHDDGDYYELDINGPEILQCKYTVAVSEAGELRQELKTLRAQYEECRTRYEEERARLESDVHDLRSKLFSLEKISQADKAEVCRLEKELRQVSESAVESLGSLNVAQDELVVFSEELANLYNHVCMCNNETPNRVMLDYYKEGKALVRRGQEGKENQTVLLTCGLIGENEMGSSDSRSTTIPVEHRPEPMNIYNLVAIIRDQIRHLQQAVDRTTELSRQRLANLELSTVADKDKEACMEEILKLKSLLSTKREQIATLRAVLKANKQTAEVALANLKSKYESEKAMVTETIMKLRNELKALKEDAATFSSLRAVFATRCDEYVTQLDDMQRQLVAAEDEKKTLNSLLRMAIQQKLALTQRLEDLEFDHEQARRSRASAVGGKGKTKGKGASSSHL; this is translated from the exons ATGTCTACAGAGGATCAGGAATATCCCGAGGCGGTGCTGGTAACAGAAGCCGGGGCGCAGTGGCTCCGAGCCGAAGTGGAACGTTTGACCCGAGAGCTCCGAGAAACAAGCCACGAGAAGATCCAGGCGGCGGAATACGGGCTGGCtgtgctggaggagaagcagcagctCAAGCAGCGGTATGAGGAGTTGGAGACAGAATATGACACGGTTCGACAGGAGCTGGACCATCTGAAGGAG GCATTTGGACAGGCCCATTCTACTCACAGAAAGGTGGCAGCAGATGGAGAGATCAGGGAGGAGTCGTTGATAATGGAGTCTGCCAGTAAGGAGGCTCTGTACCAGCAGAAGGTCCTGGAGTTGCAGAATGAGCTCCGACAGGCCAAAGTGTCCCTCTCCAGCGCACAAGCAGAAAACGATCGTCTAGCAGCCATTGCCCTTGAGATGCGAGAG CATTCAGAGCTGGAGGAACTGCAGCGCAGTCAGCTCCGAGATGACATCAGAGAGTATAAAGTCCGGGAGGCTCGGCTGCTGCAGGACTACACCGAGTTGGAGGAGGAGAACATCTCTCTGCAGAAGCAGGTGTCTGTTTTGCGCCAGAACCAG GTGGAATTTGAAGGTCTGAAGCATGAGATCCGTCGTCTGGAGGAGGATTCCCAGGTCCTACAGTGCCAGCTGGAGGAAGCCGTTGGTCTGAGAGAAATTGCAGAGCGGCAGCTGACCGAAGCTTTGGAAACCATCAAGACGGAGCGCGAGCAGAAGTCCACACTGAGAAAGGAGCTGTCCCACTACATGACCATCGGCGGCTCTGTTTATAGCAGCTCTTGTAACATTTCTATTGATAACCTCAAATTCCACGAGGACTCCTCCGTCATCGAACCGGACAATGATGATCTGATCAGAGGCTTTGAGAACGGCTTGGTGAAGACGAGCGACTGCGAGGAGGACAACAGAATGCTGGTGAACAACAGAGGAGACACGTTCAAGCCAGCTCCAAGTCTGGTGGATGACCTTCTGAGTGAGCTCAACATCTCAGAGATTCAGAAACTAAAACAGCAGCTTGCACAG GTTGAGCGTGAGAAAGTAGTCCTGATGAACTCCTTGCAGGAGAGCCAGAAGCAGCTGGAGCAGGCTTACAGCACCGTGTCTGAGCAAAAAGAAACCGTCAACAGGCTGACCGAGAATCTAAGTGCAATGAGGAAACTTCAGGCTAGTAAGGAACGCCAGTCAGCCCTGGACAGTGAGAAGGACAGGGACAGCCATGACGATGGAGACTATTACGAGCTGGACATCAACGGACCTGAGATTCTTCAGTGCAAATACACCGTGGCCGTCTCTGAAGCGGGGGAGCTGAGGCAGGAGCTGAAAACCCTGAGAGCACAGTACGAAGAGTGTCGAACGCGATACGAGGAAGAGCGAGCGCGGCTGGAGAGCGACGTCCACGACCTGAGGTCAAAGTTGTTCTCGCTGGAGAAGATTAGCCAAGCAGATAAAGCGGAGGTGTGTCGTCTGGAGAAGGAGCTTCGTCAGGTCAGCGAGTCGGCGGTAGAATCACTCGGGAGTCTTAACGTTGCTCAGGATGAACTTGTCGTGTTCAGTGAGGAGCTAGCCAACCTGTACAACCACGTGTGCATGTGCAACAACGAGACCCCTAACCGAGTCATGCTGGACTACTACAAAGAAGGCAAGGCCCTGGTGAGGAGGGGCCAAGAAGGGAAGGAGAACCAGACCGTTCTTCTCACTTGTGGCTTGATCGGTGAGAATGAAATGGGAAGCTCAGACTCGAGAAGCACCACCATTCCAGTGGAGCACCGGCCAGAGCCCATGAACATCTATAACCTCGTGGCGATCATCAGGGACCAGATCCGCCACCTGCAGCAGGCGGTGGACCGGACCACAGAGCTGTCCCGTCAGAGACTCGCCAATCTGGAGCTGAGCACCGTGGCAGACAAAGACAAAGAAGCCTGCATGGAAGAGATCCTCAAGCTCAAGTCCCTGCTTAGCaccaagagggagcagatagccaCTCTCAGAGCGGTGCTCAAGGCCAACAAGCAG ACCGCAGAGGTTGCTCTGGCCAACCTGAAGAGCAAGTATGAGAGCGAGAAGGCCATGGTGACCGAGACCATCATGAAGCTTCGTAACGAACTCAAAGCTCTGAAAGAGGACGCAGCTACTTTCTCGTCTCTTCGAGCCGTGTTTGCTACCAG ATGTGACGAGTATGTGACCCAGCTGGATGACATGCAGAGGCAGCTGGTTGCTGCCGAGGATGAGAAGAAGACGCTGAATTCTCTGCTGCGCATGGCTATCCAACAGAAACTGGCCTTAACGCAGCGCCTCGAGGATCTGGAGTTTGACCACGAGCAGGCGCGCCGCAGCAGGGCATCCGCCGTGGGAGGCAAGGGCAAGACAAAGGGCAAGGGAGCCTCTTCCAGTCATCTA
- the bicd2 gene encoding protein bicaudal D homolog 2 isoform X2 → MESASKEALYQQKVLELQNELRQAKVSLSSAQAENDRLAAIALEMREHSELEELQRSQLRDDIREYKVREARLLQDYTELEEENISLQKQVSVLRQNQVEFEGLKHEIRRLEEDSQVLQCQLEEAVGLREIAERQLTEALETIKTEREQKSTLRKELSHYMTIGGSVYSSSCNISIDNLKFHEDSSVIEPDNDDLIRGFENGLVKTSDCEEDNRMLVNNRGDTFKPAPSLVDDLLSELNISEIQKLKQQLAQVEREKVVLMNSLQESQKQLEQAYSTVSEQKETVNRLTENLSAMRKLQASKERQSALDSEKDRDSHDDGDYYELDINGPEILQCKYTVAVSEAGELRQELKTLRAQYEECRTRYEEERARLESDVHDLRSKLFSLEKISQADKAEVCRLEKELRQVSESAVESLGSLNVAQDELVVFSEELANLYNHVCMCNNETPNRVMLDYYKEGKALVRRGQEGKENQTVLLTCGLIGENEMGSSDSRSTTIPVEHRPEPMNIYNLVAIIRDQIRHLQQAVDRTTELSRQRLANLELSTVADKDKEACMEEILKLKSLLSTKREQIATLRAVLKANKQTAEVALANLKSKYESEKAMVTETIMKLRNELKALKEDAATFSSLRAVFATRCDEYVTQLDDMQRQLVAAEDEKKTLNSLLRMAIQQKLALTQRLEDLEFDHEQARRSRASAVGGKGKTKGKGASSSHL, encoded by the exons ATGGAGTCTGCCAGTAAGGAGGCTCTGTACCAGCAGAAGGTCCTGGAGTTGCAGAATGAGCTCCGACAGGCCAAAGTGTCCCTCTCCAGCGCACAAGCAGAAAACGATCGTCTAGCAGCCATTGCCCTTGAGATGCGAGAG CATTCAGAGCTGGAGGAACTGCAGCGCAGTCAGCTCCGAGATGACATCAGAGAGTATAAAGTCCGGGAGGCTCGGCTGCTGCAGGACTACACCGAGTTGGAGGAGGAGAACATCTCTCTGCAGAAGCAGGTGTCTGTTTTGCGCCAGAACCAG GTGGAATTTGAAGGTCTGAAGCATGAGATCCGTCGTCTGGAGGAGGATTCCCAGGTCCTACAGTGCCAGCTGGAGGAAGCCGTTGGTCTGAGAGAAATTGCAGAGCGGCAGCTGACCGAAGCTTTGGAAACCATCAAGACGGAGCGCGAGCAGAAGTCCACACTGAGAAAGGAGCTGTCCCACTACATGACCATCGGCGGCTCTGTTTATAGCAGCTCTTGTAACATTTCTATTGATAACCTCAAATTCCACGAGGACTCCTCCGTCATCGAACCGGACAATGATGATCTGATCAGAGGCTTTGAGAACGGCTTGGTGAAGACGAGCGACTGCGAGGAGGACAACAGAATGCTGGTGAACAACAGAGGAGACACGTTCAAGCCAGCTCCAAGTCTGGTGGATGACCTTCTGAGTGAGCTCAACATCTCAGAGATTCAGAAACTAAAACAGCAGCTTGCACAG GTTGAGCGTGAGAAAGTAGTCCTGATGAACTCCTTGCAGGAGAGCCAGAAGCAGCTGGAGCAGGCTTACAGCACCGTGTCTGAGCAAAAAGAAACCGTCAACAGGCTGACCGAGAATCTAAGTGCAATGAGGAAACTTCAGGCTAGTAAGGAACGCCAGTCAGCCCTGGACAGTGAGAAGGACAGGGACAGCCATGACGATGGAGACTATTACGAGCTGGACATCAACGGACCTGAGATTCTTCAGTGCAAATACACCGTGGCCGTCTCTGAAGCGGGGGAGCTGAGGCAGGAGCTGAAAACCCTGAGAGCACAGTACGAAGAGTGTCGAACGCGATACGAGGAAGAGCGAGCGCGGCTGGAGAGCGACGTCCACGACCTGAGGTCAAAGTTGTTCTCGCTGGAGAAGATTAGCCAAGCAGATAAAGCGGAGGTGTGTCGTCTGGAGAAGGAGCTTCGTCAGGTCAGCGAGTCGGCGGTAGAATCACTCGGGAGTCTTAACGTTGCTCAGGATGAACTTGTCGTGTTCAGTGAGGAGCTAGCCAACCTGTACAACCACGTGTGCATGTGCAACAACGAGACCCCTAACCGAGTCATGCTGGACTACTACAAAGAAGGCAAGGCCCTGGTGAGGAGGGGCCAAGAAGGGAAGGAGAACCAGACCGTTCTTCTCACTTGTGGCTTGATCGGTGAGAATGAAATGGGAAGCTCAGACTCGAGAAGCACCACCATTCCAGTGGAGCACCGGCCAGAGCCCATGAACATCTATAACCTCGTGGCGATCATCAGGGACCAGATCCGCCACCTGCAGCAGGCGGTGGACCGGACCACAGAGCTGTCCCGTCAGAGACTCGCCAATCTGGAGCTGAGCACCGTGGCAGACAAAGACAAAGAAGCCTGCATGGAAGAGATCCTCAAGCTCAAGTCCCTGCTTAGCaccaagagggagcagatagccaCTCTCAGAGCGGTGCTCAAGGCCAACAAGCAG ACCGCAGAGGTTGCTCTGGCCAACCTGAAGAGCAAGTATGAGAGCGAGAAGGCCATGGTGACCGAGACCATCATGAAGCTTCGTAACGAACTCAAAGCTCTGAAAGAGGACGCAGCTACTTTCTCGTCTCTTCGAGCCGTGTTTGCTACCAG ATGTGACGAGTATGTGACCCAGCTGGATGACATGCAGAGGCAGCTGGTTGCTGCCGAGGATGAGAAGAAGACGCTGAATTCTCTGCTGCGCATGGCTATCCAACAGAAACTGGCCTTAACGCAGCGCCTCGAGGATCTGGAGTTTGACCACGAGCAGGCGCGCCGCAGCAGGGCATCCGCCGTGGGAGGCAAGGGCAAGACAAAGGGCAAGGGAGCCTCTTCCAGTCATCTA
- the tkta gene encoding transketolase isoform X1, translating into MEDYHKPDQQTVQALRNIANRLRINSIKATTAAGSGYPTSCCSVAEIMSVLFFHTMKYRPEDPRSFNNDRFILSKGHAAPALYSMWVETGFLKESDLLSLCQVDSSLEGHPTPVSQTSRITPVCFLIQTQRCVCVFQKQQFVDVTTGSLGQGLGVACGMAYTGKYFDKSSYRVYCLLGDGEMSEGSVWEAMSFASYYQLDNLVAIMDINRLGQSDPAPLQHHVEKYQRRCEAFGWHAIIVDGHSVEELCKALNQPRHQPTAIIAKTIKGKGIPAAEDKLGWHAKALPKDMAEMVMKDLQSRITSSSKHLYPPSPIEDSPPVSLRNIRMPSAPSYKPGEKIATRKAYGMALAKLGRYNERVVVLDGDTNNLTCSEIFKNEHPNRFVECYIAQQNMVTVAMGCAARERNLVFASTLASFFTRAYDQIRMAAISESNINLCGSHCGLSTGEEGPSLMGLEDMAMFRALPRATIFYPSDGVSTEKAVELAATTKGVCYIRTSRQDNSIIYNSNEDFHVGQAKVVFQSKDDQVTVVAAGVIVHEALAAAEHLKKERISVRVIDPFTIKPLDIKTIIDHARVTRGRVLTVEDHYYEGGLGEAVSSAVVNESGFNLHRLAVSHIPRSGKPHELMKIYGIDRDAIAQAVRKMLSSSANAK; encoded by the exons ATGGAGGATTACCACAAACCTGACCAGCAAACAGTACAGGCGCTGAGGAACATCGCCAACCGCCTCCGAATCAACTCCATCAAGGCAACCACTGCAGCTGGAAGCGG TTATCCAACATCATGCTGCAGCGTAGCAGAAATCATGTCTGTCCTTTTCTTCCACACCATGAAGTACCGTCCTGAAGACCCAAGAAGCTTCAACAACGACCGCTTCATCCTGTCCAAG GGCCATGCAGCTCCTGCTTTGTACTCTATGTGGGTTGAAACAGGCTTCCTGAAAGAGAGCGACCTGCTCAGTTTGTGTCAGGTCGACTCATCTCTGGAGGGCCACCCAACTCCTGTAAGTCAGACCTCAAGGATCACTCCAGTCTGCTTCCTGATTCAAACTCAaagatgtgtttgtgtgtttcagaAGCAGCAATTTGTTGATGTGACAACTGGATCACTGGGGCAGGGTCTTGGAGTGGCCTGTGGAATGGCTTACACCGGAAAGTACTTTGATAAATCCAG CTACCGTGTGTACTGCCTGCTGGGTGATGGTGAGATGTCAGAGGGATCGGTCTGGGAAGCCATGTCATTTGCTTCCTACTATCAACTTGACAACTTGGTTGCCATCATGGACATCAACCGTTTAGGCCAAAGCGACCCTGCACCTCTGCAGCATCATGTAGAGAAGTACCAGAGGCGCTGCGAGGCTTTTGG TTGGCATGCTATCATTGTGGATGGACATAGCGTGGAAGAGCTTTGCAAGGCTTTGAACCAGCCACGCCATCAACCCACTGCAATCATTGCTAAAACCATCAAAGGGAAAGGCATTCCAG CTGCTGAGGATAAACTCGGCTGGCATGCAAAAGCTTTGCCCAAAGACATGGCTGAAATGGTTATGAAGGACCTGCAGAGCCGGATCACGAGCAGCAGTAAGCATCTGTATCCACCCTCCCCCATCGAGGACTCCCCACCCGTCAGCCTGAGGAACATCAGGATGCCGAGTGCACCCAGCTACAAACCTGGTGAAAAG attGCTACCCGTAAGGCGTATGGAATGGCACTGGCAAAACTGGGTCGCTACAACGAGCGAGTTGTGGTTCTGGATGGAGACACCAACAACCTCACCTGCTCTGAGATCTTCAAGAACGAGCATCCAAACCGTTTTGTTGAGTGCTACATCGCTCAGCAAAACATG GTCACCGTTGCCATGGGATGTGCCGCCCGGGAGAGGAACCTGGTTTTTGCTAGCACTCTTGCTTCATTTTTTACTCGTGCCTATGACCAGATTCGTATGGCGGCAATTTCAGAAAGCAACATAAACCTGTGTGGTTCCCACTGTGGTCTGTCTACTG GAGAGGAAGGCCCCTCTCTGATGGGTCTGGAGGACATGGCAATGTTCAGGGCCCTTCCCAGAGCAACCATTTTCTATCCCAGTGATGGAGTGTCCACAGAAAAGGCAGTGGAACTGGCTGCAACCACAAAG GGTGTTTGCTACATTCGAACCAGCCGCCAAGACAACTCCATCATCTATAACAGCAATGAGGACTTCCATGTTGGACAGGCAAAG GTGGTGTTTCAGAGCAAGGATGACCAGGTGACGGTGGTGGCAGCTGGAGTGATTGTACACGAGGCCCTCGCTGCTGCTGAACATCTAAAAAAAG agagGATCTCTGTGAGAGTAATTGACCCCTTCACAATCAAACCACTGGACATTAAAACCATCATCGACCACGCTCGTGTCACCAGGGGGAGAGTCCTTACCGTTGAAGACCACTACTACGAAG GTGGTCTGGGAGAGGCTGTGTCTTCAGCAGTGGTCAATGAGTCCGGATTCAATCTGCACCGTCTGGCTGTTTCCCACATTCCCCGCAGCGGCAAGCCACACGAGCTCATGAAGATCTACGGCATTGACCGTGACGCCATTGCCCAGGCTGTTCGAAAGATGCTCAGCAGCTCTGCAAATGCCAAGTAA
- the tkta gene encoding transketolase isoform X2, protein MEDYHKPDQQTVQALRNIANRLRINSIKATTAAGSGYPTSCCSVAEIMSVLFFHTMKYRPEDPRSFNNDRFILSKGHAAPALYSMWVETGFLKESDLLSLCQVDSSLEGHPTPKQQFVDVTTGSLGQGLGVACGMAYTGKYFDKSSYRVYCLLGDGEMSEGSVWEAMSFASYYQLDNLVAIMDINRLGQSDPAPLQHHVEKYQRRCEAFGWHAIIVDGHSVEELCKALNQPRHQPTAIIAKTIKGKGIPAAEDKLGWHAKALPKDMAEMVMKDLQSRITSSSKHLYPPSPIEDSPPVSLRNIRMPSAPSYKPGEKIATRKAYGMALAKLGRYNERVVVLDGDTNNLTCSEIFKNEHPNRFVECYIAQQNMVTVAMGCAARERNLVFASTLASFFTRAYDQIRMAAISESNINLCGSHCGLSTGEEGPSLMGLEDMAMFRALPRATIFYPSDGVSTEKAVELAATTKGVCYIRTSRQDNSIIYNSNEDFHVGQAKVVFQSKDDQVTVVAAGVIVHEALAAAEHLKKERISVRVIDPFTIKPLDIKTIIDHARVTRGRVLTVEDHYYEGGLGEAVSSAVVNESGFNLHRLAVSHIPRSGKPHELMKIYGIDRDAIAQAVRKMLSSSANAK, encoded by the exons ATGGAGGATTACCACAAACCTGACCAGCAAACAGTACAGGCGCTGAGGAACATCGCCAACCGCCTCCGAATCAACTCCATCAAGGCAACCACTGCAGCTGGAAGCGG TTATCCAACATCATGCTGCAGCGTAGCAGAAATCATGTCTGTCCTTTTCTTCCACACCATGAAGTACCGTCCTGAAGACCCAAGAAGCTTCAACAACGACCGCTTCATCCTGTCCAAG GGCCATGCAGCTCCTGCTTTGTACTCTATGTGGGTTGAAACAGGCTTCCTGAAAGAGAGCGACCTGCTCAGTTTGTGTCAGGTCGACTCATCTCTGGAGGGCCACCCAACTCCT aAGCAGCAATTTGTTGATGTGACAACTGGATCACTGGGGCAGGGTCTTGGAGTGGCCTGTGGAATGGCTTACACCGGAAAGTACTTTGATAAATCCAG CTACCGTGTGTACTGCCTGCTGGGTGATGGTGAGATGTCAGAGGGATCGGTCTGGGAAGCCATGTCATTTGCTTCCTACTATCAACTTGACAACTTGGTTGCCATCATGGACATCAACCGTTTAGGCCAAAGCGACCCTGCACCTCTGCAGCATCATGTAGAGAAGTACCAGAGGCGCTGCGAGGCTTTTGG TTGGCATGCTATCATTGTGGATGGACATAGCGTGGAAGAGCTTTGCAAGGCTTTGAACCAGCCACGCCATCAACCCACTGCAATCATTGCTAAAACCATCAAAGGGAAAGGCATTCCAG CTGCTGAGGATAAACTCGGCTGGCATGCAAAAGCTTTGCCCAAAGACATGGCTGAAATGGTTATGAAGGACCTGCAGAGCCGGATCACGAGCAGCAGTAAGCATCTGTATCCACCCTCCCCCATCGAGGACTCCCCACCCGTCAGCCTGAGGAACATCAGGATGCCGAGTGCACCCAGCTACAAACCTGGTGAAAAG attGCTACCCGTAAGGCGTATGGAATGGCACTGGCAAAACTGGGTCGCTACAACGAGCGAGTTGTGGTTCTGGATGGAGACACCAACAACCTCACCTGCTCTGAGATCTTCAAGAACGAGCATCCAAACCGTTTTGTTGAGTGCTACATCGCTCAGCAAAACATG GTCACCGTTGCCATGGGATGTGCCGCCCGGGAGAGGAACCTGGTTTTTGCTAGCACTCTTGCTTCATTTTTTACTCGTGCCTATGACCAGATTCGTATGGCGGCAATTTCAGAAAGCAACATAAACCTGTGTGGTTCCCACTGTGGTCTGTCTACTG GAGAGGAAGGCCCCTCTCTGATGGGTCTGGAGGACATGGCAATGTTCAGGGCCCTTCCCAGAGCAACCATTTTCTATCCCAGTGATGGAGTGTCCACAGAAAAGGCAGTGGAACTGGCTGCAACCACAAAG GGTGTTTGCTACATTCGAACCAGCCGCCAAGACAACTCCATCATCTATAACAGCAATGAGGACTTCCATGTTGGACAGGCAAAG GTGGTGTTTCAGAGCAAGGATGACCAGGTGACGGTGGTGGCAGCTGGAGTGATTGTACACGAGGCCCTCGCTGCTGCTGAACATCTAAAAAAAG agagGATCTCTGTGAGAGTAATTGACCCCTTCACAATCAAACCACTGGACATTAAAACCATCATCGACCACGCTCGTGTCACCAGGGGGAGAGTCCTTACCGTTGAAGACCACTACTACGAAG GTGGTCTGGGAGAGGCTGTGTCTTCAGCAGTGGTCAATGAGTCCGGATTCAATCTGCACCGTCTGGCTGTTTCCCACATTCCCCGCAGCGGCAAGCCACACGAGCTCATGAAGATCTACGGCATTGACCGTGACGCCATTGCCCAGGCTGTTCGAAAGATGCTCAGCAGCTCTGCAAATGCCAAGTAA